Below is a window of Lacibacter sp. H407 DNA.
TTATTTGCTCCGTATTGCTACCACCGGATCCATTTTCGCTGCAATAAAAGCTGGAATAATACCTGCAAGAATTCCGGTGAAAATACAAACGCCTACAGCACCAAGAAATAGTCCCATGGAAATAAATACCTGAAACTTAAATACGCTGGTTAGTATAAAGGTCAGTCCGAATACTAATGCCAATCCTATGATTCCACCCAGTACACAGAGAAAGGCACTCTCCATTAAAAATTCAGCAAGTATGGTCCTGCGTTTTGCACCAATCGCTTTCTTCAATCCGATGATACTGGTACGCTCCCGAACAGTTACAAACATAATATTGGCTACACCAAAAATGCCCACAATAAACGACAGGATGGTGATTGCTATTCCCCCGATCGTCATTCCACTAAAAATTGAACTGATCTGTGTAGCACCGCTGCTGACATCATTCAGTGCAAAATTATCTTCCTGTTTTGGATTCAGTTTCCGTACACTACGCATTACGCCACGCAACTCATTCTTCAGATCTTCAACCGGTACATTTTCTTTTCCCTTTACGATCATGAACCCATCGCTACGGTTTTCATTCCCGATCTGGCTTGCAAAACGGTAAGGGATCATAATTACATTATCAAAGTCCCATCCACCGAGCAGGTTTTGTCCCTGCTTTTTAATAATTCCGATCACATTTACTTTACGGCCTTTAATGGAAACCGCTTTACCCAAGGCATATTCTGCTTTCTCAAATAGCTTTTCTGCTACATTGTACCCCATCACCACACTCGCAGTACCGTATGCAAATTCATTGGACGAAAGATAACGTCCCCAGCCGATCTCAATGGGTTGTATTACGCTGAACTCTTCCGTAATACCATACCAACTTACACTTGCAAGCGATACATCGTTATAGTCGATACTTGATGCATTAAAATAGGTATAGGCCACATTGCTGGCCAGCGACATCCGTTCTTTTACGGGTGCCATTTCTTTGAATTTGCTGTTAGGCCTGTTCACATACTTCCACCAGGGATATTCTCCGCCACCGCCCCACGGCCATTTTTGTACATAAATGGTATTGTTACCGAACGTTTTGAATTCGTTTTTAATGCTGCTTTCCAAACTACCCACCGTTGCCATAACACTGATGATACAGAAAATACCAAAGGTGATACCCAGCAAGCTTAAAAACGTACGCAGTTTATTTTTACGCAATTCCTGCACAGCAAATAAGAGGCTGTTCCAGAAAATTTCAAAGGTTTTACGCATGCGTCAAATTTAAACTGAAAAGCTGAACCGGAGGGAAAATTATTACGAATGGAAGGCACTGGAGGCTTACCTTTGCGGGCTTAAAAAGGCCGATAGTTTATAGTTAATAGTTCATAGCCAACCACAAATACTATTAACCATGACCTATGAACCATGAACTTCGAAATGAAATTTACAAACGAAATTAATCGCCGCCGCACATTTGCCATCATCTCTCACCCCGATGCCGGTAAAACCACATTAACGGAAAAGTTATTGTTGTTTGGTGGCGCTATACAGGTGGCGGGTGCTGTAAAAAGCAATAAGATCAAGAAACATGCAACGAGTGATTTTATGGAGATCGAACGGCAACGTGGTATCTCTGTTGCTACATCGGTAATGACGTTTGAATACAACGGAACGCTCATCAACCTCCTCGATACACCGGGTCACAAAGATTTTGCAGAAGATACGTACCGCACCTTAACGGCTGTTGACAGTGTAATACTGGTGATCGATAGTGTGAATGGTGTGGAAGATCAAACACGCCGCTTAATGGAAGTGTGTCGCATGCGTGATACACCGGTGATCGTGTTTGTTAACAAAATGGATCGTGACGGAAAGAATCGTTTTGACTTATTAGAAGAAGTGGAAAAAGAACTCAGCCTGCATCTCCACCCCATGACCTGGCCCATCAACAGCGGTAAAGATTTTAAAGGGGTATATGACTTAGATAAAAAATCGCTGGTACTGTTTACTGCCAACACAAAAGCAAGTGATGAGGATGTTGTAAAGATCAACGATCTCAGCGATTCGATCCTTGATCAGAAAGTTGGTGATATTGATGCAAACATGTTGCGTGAAGATGTGGAACTGGTAGATGGTGTATATGGTGATTTGAATATCAATGAATACCTGAAAGGAAAAGTGGCACCCGTATTCTTTGGCAGTGCCGTAAATAATTTTGGTGTAAGGGAAATGCTTGACACATTTATACGCATTGCACCTTTGCCACAAAGCAGGGAAACATCAACCCGCCATTTAGATGTGCAGGAAGATAAATTCAGTGGTTTTATTTTTAAAATTCACGCCAACCTTGATCCGAAGCACAGGGACCGTATTGCCTTCCTTCGTGTATGCAGCGGACGGTTTGAACGTAACAAATATTATCATCACGTCCGGTTAGATAAGGATGTACGTTTCAGTAATCCTTATTCGTTCATGGCCCGACAGAAAGATGTAATTGAAGAAGCTTATCCCGGCGATGTGGTGGGTTTGTTTGATACAGGTAATTTTAAAATCGGCGATACGTTGACGGAAGGTGAAAATTTTTACTTCACCGGCATTCCTTCTTTCTCACCTGAGTTGTTTAAAGAAGTGGTGAACAAAGATCCGATGAAGACGAAGCAACTGGAAAAAGGTTTGTTGCAATTGACCGATGAAGGTGTTGCACAGTTGTTCACACAGTTTGGTGGAAATAAAAAGATCATTGGTTGTGTGGGCGAACTGCAGTTTGAAGTAATTCAATATCGTTTGTTGCAGGAATATGGCGCCAGTGCAGAGTTCAGAGCCATGCCTTATTACAAAGCCTGCTGGATCACCAGTAAAGATCAAAAGAAACTGGACGAGTTCACCCGTTTTAAAACCAATAATATTGCAGCCGATAAAGACGGGCACCTGGTTTATCTGGCACAAAGTGAATGGTTCTTAAATACCGAGCGACAAAATAATCCTGATATTGAATTTCACTTTACGAGTGAGATACATAAAGAAGGATGAAGAGAAGTACGAGGCACGAAGTAGAAAGTACAAAGTTGAAAGTACGAAGTTGGAAGTGCGAGGGCCGCCCCCGCCACTTCTTAATTGCAGATTATAGAGCTGTCTGCTGACAGGCTGGTTTGTGATTTCAGTTTAAAATAAGCAGAAATTGGTCATGATACTTTTCGAATCAGAACGCTTATACGTGCAACCTTATACAAAGGAGGATGAAGCTATTTTCTTTGCGTTGAATGGTGATGCTGAGATCATGCAGTATATACGAGAGCCAAAGACAAGAGAACAAAGCGATGCGTTTCTTGAAGAAAATCTGAAATTTTATACCGATCATCCCGGACTTGGACGCTTTGCCGTGTTTACAAAAGATGACAATCGTTTCGCCGGTTCATTTTCATTACTCTCCATCAACAACAGCGATCATATTCATTTGGGTTATGCATTGCTGAAACCTTTTCATGGTAAAGGATTAGCAACTGAATTGGTAATGGCTTCATTTGATTATGTGTTCCGTACTATTCCAAATGAAAAAGTGCATGCGTTAACCGTTGCAGAAAATATCGGCTCGCAGAAAGTGTTGTTGAAATGCGGTTTTGTATTTAAAGAAAACATGCAACACGAGGGCGATGAGGTAATGGTATTTGAGATAAGCAAGAGATGAGCGTTTAGCTGTGAGCTTAGAGCCGTCCAATCTACCGTGTTCCCATCCTGAAAAGAATGACAGCATCTTTGGCAAAGTTCAATAAATTACTGCTGTACAAGTGTGCGACGCAACAGCAGTTCAATCGTATTCAACTGCCGGTTACAAACTAAAAACTATAAATTAGGTGCAGGATCAATCAAGAGTTAAACCTTCCCTATCTTCTCCATCATCTTCTCCACCAACTTATAAGTGGCAGGGCAATATTCCACATTTTGTTTGTACACATGCACCCACTCTGTAAAATTCTTTTTGGTGTGATGTGGAAATGTAGCACAGTCAACAGGACGTATTTCGTAAATAGAGCACTTGTTATCTTTTAAGTTGAGGAACTGGCAAGGTTGCTTCTTGTTCATCATATCACCCGTGCTGCGTTCTTTGTACAACCACTTTTCAGTAAACTCTTCGGGTGTTTGATCGAAGTGTGCAGAGATGCGTTTGATGTCCTGCTTGGTAAACGTAGGTGTCATGGTTTTGCAGCAGTTGGCGCAAGCCAAACAATCTGTTTCGGCCCATACTTCTTTATCCATTTCCTTTGCTATTTTATCAACGCCTTTCGGTTTCACTGTTTCCAAACGGGTAAGAAAATAACGAAAACGGCGACGGTTCGTATTCATTAAACGCTTAAAGAAAGGAAGGTGCATGGGCTTCGACGACTGCATACAGGGATTGATTAGTAAGCAGCGAATATAATGAGCAATTGGATATGAACAATAAGCATTTGGCAATAGCAATAGTGAATTGGCATTGGACAATGGCCAATCCTCCTTCAAAATCTTCTTATCTTCCAAACTTCAACCTTGTGTGTACTATGTGGGATCCATACAAAAAAGGATTTAAGGCGTATTTGCAACTGGAACGTTCGCTGAGTGAAAATTCAGTAGAAGCTTATTTGCATGATGTGGAAATGCTGACACAATACCTGCAAGTAAAAAATGATCTCAAAACACCGCAGGATGTTGAGCTGAAAGATCTGCAGCATTTTTTAAAATGGATCACTGAACTGGGTATGAGTGCGGGCAGCCAGGCACGTATCATTTCGGGGCTGCGGCAATTTTATAAATACTGTTTGCTGGAACAGGTAACCACAGTGGACCCTACTGCTTTGTTAGAAGCACCCAAACTGAAACGTGCTTTACCCGATACATTGAGCTATGCAGAAATTGAAAGTATCATTAACAAGATCGATCTGAGTAAACCCGAAGGTGGCCGTAACAAAGCCATTCTTGAAACTATGTACAGTTGCGGTTTACGTGTAAGTGAATTAGTGAACCTGAAACTATCCAACCTTCATCTTGATGTTGGTTTTATTCGAGTAATTGGCAAAGGCGATAAAGAACGATTGGTACCAATTGGCAGTAGCGCTATTAAATACATAGATATTTATCGGGAAAACATTCGTGTACATGTACAACCAAAAAAGGGGAAGGAAGATTTTCTATTTCTCAACAAATACGGAAATGAATTATCACGGGTCATGATCTTTCTTATCATCAAACGACTGGCGGGCATGGCGGGGATCAAAAAAAATATTTCACCACATACCTTCCGTCATTCATTTGCAACACACCTGGTAGAAGGCGGTGCCGATCTGCGTGCTGTACAGGAAATGTTGGGACACGAAAGTATTACCACCACAGAGATCTATACACACTTAGACAGAGAATACCTGCGCAAAACGCTGGAGAAATTCCATCCGGGATTTGGTAAAAAATAAATCAGAACGGAAACATTACCAATGCCGCTTTCACCTGCTCTTTCAATAAACTGATGCGTGATGTTTTTTGTTTGAACTGCAACTGATGAATATCGGTCATCTTTTTTTCCAATACTGCTGCGTTGGAAAATAAATAGCTGAGCGAATGAAGTGAGGGATGTTCAAATTGATACGGCAGCATCACCCGCAACTTATTTTCAAACTTCCTGCTGCTTAATTCGTACTGCACACAATAATCAGCCAGTTCAATTCCGGGTTGAAACAACAACATCATTTCATGCAGCCTGTCGAAACGCCACTGTTTTTCATAAAACAGGAAATTAAATATTTGTTGTTGATAGGCGGCGTGAATAAAAATAGCTTCTCTGTTGACTGCAAACAGAGAAGCTGTAAGAGTGGCTTCACTTCCAAATTGCTGTTGAAGTGAAACATTGATTTCATTGGTATTGAAGTTCATCTTATGTAGGATAGTTGATTTTAACGATACTGCATTTCACCATTTTCATTGATCACAGATGCCTCGCCATTACTCATGTAAAAATGAGCAAACCTGCTTTCAATATCTTTTACAACACTTAACATTTCTCTCGACTGTCGTTCTTTTTCATCAAGTTTACCCGACAATTCATCAATGGTTGCCTGCATGTCCTGCTTTGCGCTTATCAAGTCCTGCAGTATTATTTCTTTCGCTGAAATTTCTTCCTTCAGTTTTACTATACTTGATTCAAATGCCAGTATCTGATTGAGCCAGCTTTGTTCTTTTGCCTGCCATTCTGCTAAACTGCTTTTGGATTGTTCTTCCAATTTTGCTTTCTCTTCCTGTAACTGTTGCAACAATTGCAATTGCTCTTCTGCCATCCGCTTTTCGTCCTGCAGTTTTTGAATTGAAGACTGCAGCCGTTCATTGCTCGCAAGCAGTTGCTCATACGAATAACTGTCCCGAAGAATTGTTGTTAAATGATCACGAAACTGCTCAATGGTAGTGGCCACTTCCCCCGCTTTTGTGCGAATGGTTGAAATTCCTGCCTTCTGTACAGTCATATCAGCAGAAACAGTTTCCTGTTGCTGAAGTTGCAGTTCGCCCACACGTTCCCGTAGCTGCTGTAATTCATCTTCAAGCTGCGTTTGCTGTTCGTCTTTTTGTTTGAGAAATGAAAGTTGTTCCTGCGCCTGCTTTAACTCATTGGCCGATGCCTGCAAACTGGATTCATAGTTCGTTTGTAATGCTTCTTTTTCCTTTGCCTGTTGCTTTAACTGCAAGGCTAATTCTTCTTTTTCCTTTTGTATTTTTTCAATCAATGACCGTTCATCCACTTCCGCATCAACGAGCTGCCGGTACAAAACAGAAAGCTCATCTTTCGATTTATTGGCTTGGTGCAATTGCTGTTCCAGTTCAAGCAGACTTCGTTCCTGCTTTGCAATTTTATCCTGGAGATTATGTAATATCTGCCTGCCATCATCTGTTTCCAGCTCATGCATATCAGCCGCTGTACCTGCCTTCAATTGTTCAACAAAATGAAGAGCTTTTGCATATTGCACCTGCAACTCCACATTCCGCATGTCGGCTGCTTTTACTTCGTCCTGTAACAGTTTCTCCGCTTCTTCTTTCCGTAGCATTTCGGCACTGAAACGGTTTTGTAATGTTTCCAGTTCGGTTTGCAACTCATCCGATTCCGTTTTTTTTGACCCATTCCGGAATTGATCGGTCAACAGTTTCATTAAAAACCCGGAAAGTAATGCTGCGAATACGGTTAAAATAAGTTCCATCGTATGCAATGTGTAAATAGCACAAGGCATCCATAAGATTGTACCCATAATGTTCATTCTTGTTTAAGTACGTTTTACACGCAGTACGGTTTGGCTACGAAGGATAACAAAGAGGATTTTCAGGAGATGCAATACAACAAACAAATATCAAACCAAACTGGAAGAATGTGGATATTATGCAGAAAGGCCGCACTTGCAGCCTTTCATATACGGGTTTTGTAGAAGTATTAAAACTGATTCAGCAATGATTTCTTCATCGTACAATGAGTTTTGAACTCTGTACCAATTGATTCTTTTCGTTTATGATCTGAACAATATACATACCGGGGATTATGGCATTGCTCAATTGAATTTGCTCGGTTTCTGCTTTCATGATCTGTCGTTGAACAGTGTAAAATAATTGCCCTGCTGTATTGAACAAGCGAACCTGGTATTGTCCGGGTATTACATCAGCGAATGAAATATGGATGATGCCGGAAACTGCAACCGGATTGGGATAGATCTGTGCTTTTGCTTGCGTATTGAATGATCGTTCTACATTTTGCTTTTCTTCAGCGATCGAAACACCATAAGCAAGGCAACGAATTTGCCCACATAAAGAGGAAAGCGTACAAGATGAACCCATACTTCTGCAACTGATGGTTGGATATGCCACGATCAGTAGCTCTTTCAATTCAATAAATTCACGCTCCAGTTTTATTTCTTCTTTGTTTTGAAGAATGGTTTTTAATCCGATAGTTTTAGTCTTATAACCTGTTGATGAAATTGTGATTGTATAGTCCGTCGACCTGAGCGAATCTGTTTCAATGCGGCCAAACTCATCTGCAGTAAACTGAAATTGTTTACCTGTTTTTTCAGATACCGCTTTTACAGTTGCTGAACCGATGCCGGTTAAATTAGCAGCGTCTTTAATAACAAGTTTTCGATACAATGCTTTTTTTGTGGTAATGATAATTACACCCCGCATTGCACGGCAACTAAAAAGAGAAGTAGCTTCAGGATTTTTCAATACATGTATTTCCTCTATATCATCCGGGTTCAATGATTTTATTGTTGCTGCTTCCCACGGAATTCCATCGATAACAAGTAAAGGTTCATTACCTGTAGTAATACTAGCACCACACCTGATTCGGATTGTTGTTGATGGGCCAGGCACCCCACCCCGTAACATTTGTGGTACACTTGATGGTACCGATACAGGCATTTGAAAATTTCCGGACTGTGCATTTGAAAAAACAACAAACAGCAAACAAAAGATAAGCAGGTAAAATTGTTTCATAAAATCTTATTGAATGGTTAATTTGATGGATTGTATGAGTTTCTTTTCCCCGTCGAGCACCTGTACAATGTACATACCGGGCGCAGTGGTATTGCTCAAATGAATTTGTTCCGATTCTACCTTGCCACTGATCTGTTTTTGAAAACTGTAAAACAACTGACCCGCAGCATTGAGCATACGAATTTGATATTGTCCGGTCTTTACATTGGGAAATGAAATATTGATGGTTCCTGATGCAGCAACGGGGTTGGGATAGACTTTTATTTTAGCTGGCAGTATGCTGTCAATAATTGAGAATCTGTTTCGTGTTACGATTGACATAGCACCCGTCATCCCACCCATTCTTCTCGACTCATAACCTACTACCACCACTTCACTTAACATACCCATAGCAGCTGCTCTCATTTTCACAACTGTATCAGTCTTTCTGTTTAGCTCATTACTTTTTATTTCTTTCATTTCATAACCAACGCTGCTGTACTGAAGCACTGACTTTTTTGATGGCAGATAAATGGAATAACTTCCTTTTGCATCCGTAACTACTCCTTGATTGGTTCCTTTGATCATGATTGAAACACCTGCCATCGGTTCTTTGGTTACTTCATCAATTACAACTCCGGTTACCACAAAAACCCGTTGTTGTCTTGAAGCAGTAACACCACCTGCTATAACTACAAGCCCATCGTCCACTAAGGATGATGGCATACAAACTTGATTTTGAATTTTCTCCGGCACTTTCTTCGGAACCTGATCTTTAAACTGTGCCTTTGCTTTTGTTACAAACAAAAAGGCAGGCAATAACAAACCCGCAGCATATTTCAATAAACCAGAAGCCGGTTTTAATTCTATTTGTTGAATAGGCCGACCCAATTGATCATCAGTGAATCTGCCGCAGGCAGTTCCGTTGTAATTGTTAAAGAAAGAAATGATCTCTTCATCCGATTGTGTTGTAAAATCAACCACGTTCTTTTGGCAGGAAGAACAGAAACGTCCCTGTTCAACAGCCGTCATTTTATTCCAGTCTTCATGACATGGATCGGCAATGCTTAGGTATAATTTTTCGCTCATAATAGTTTTGTTTTGGTTAATGAAAATATATGTGGCAAAGCGGAGAGAAAAAGTCAGGCCGCTTAAAGCGGCCAGACTCACAGAAAGTGTTGTGATAAAACATTAATCGATCACAACGCTTTCGTCACGCTTCTTATCTTTTTTCGCAATGGATTGTACATTTTGTACAAGCTTGATAAATTCAGTACGGTAACCTTCTTTATCGTTACCAATAGCGGCATTGGCCTGGCTTATCACTTTTGCATAGGTTGCATTGCCTTTAAATTCTGAGTTGCGTAACAACATTCCAAACTGCGCCACTGCTGTTGCAAAGCGAAAATTCTCAGATGTTTTTTCAAAGGGGATCTTTGCATCAACTAATGGATGAACGATCAATTTACTTTCATCAGCATCAGGTTCTTTGTATCGGAACTTGATGGTCATGATCTCATTCTTCATAGTTGACTTCTTTTCTTTCGATTGTTTCTGATATTTCAGTTCATCTACGTCTTCAATAAAATCGCTCTCCACTCCCACCGGAATAATTTCATACAATGCAGTTACTGTATGTCCGCTGCCCAGTTCACCTGCATCTTTTTTATCATTATTAAAATCTTCTTTGTTGAGTAAACGGTTTTCATAACCTACCAGTCGATACGCCTGCACCAATGCCGGATTAAACTCGATCTGTAGTTTTACATCTTTTGCAATGGTGAACATGGTACCACCAAATTCATTCACCAATACTTTTTTCGCTTCATTCATTCCATCGATGTAAGCATGATTACCATTACCTTTATTCGCCAGCTTCTGCATCTTGTTGTCTTTGTAATTACCCATACCGTAACCAAGTACAGTTAAGAACACACCGCTCTTACGTTCTTCTTCTATCAAACGTTCCATTTCATCGTCGCTGCTCATGCCTACATTAAAGTCTCCATCGGTACACAGGATCACACGGTTGTTGCCGCCTTTCTTGAATTGTTCTTTTGCAACATTGTATGCCAGTTTAATTCCTGCACCGCCTGCCGTTGAACCACCGGCTTCCAGCTTTTCAATTGCATCCATGATCTTTTCTTTTTGCATACCGCTTGTTGATGGTAATACCAAACCGGCAGCACCCGCATACACAACAATGGCAACATGATCCTGCTCACGCATTTGATCAACCAATAATTTCAATGATGCCTTTACTAAAGGAAGTTTGTTTGCATCCTGCATGGAGCCGCTTACGTCGATCAAAAAAACAAGATTGGACGGTGGAAGATTGGTTGTAGCAATTTCTTTCCCCTGCAAACCGATCATCACCAGTTTGTGTTCTTTATTCCACGGACAAACACTCATTTCTGTGTTGATGCTGAATGGATCGTTCCCTGTTGGTTGCGGATATTTGTATTTGAAATAATTCACAAACTCTTCAATACGAACCGCACCTTCGGGCGGCAACTGTCCATAGTTGATCATACGACGCACATTACTGTACGCTGCACCATCAACATCAATTGAAAAAGTTGAGAGTGGTTCATCGGTTGCTTTACGAAAACGGTTTTCAACAATACCATCATAGTCTTCTGTATTGTAGTTGGTATTATCCTGAACATATAAGCCAGGTGCCCTGCCTTGAATCTGAGCAACCGAGCCTGTCATCTCTTTTCGCTTTGCTGTTCCATACCCAATCACCACAACTTCATTAAGATCTTCAGTGGATGGTTTTAATGTAACACTTACTGTCTGTTGGTTTTTCAGTTTTACTTCCTGTGTTTCGTAGCCAACAAACTGAAACGTTAACGTTGCTGTTGATGAAGCAACTTTCAAACTGAATTGACCATTGGCATCAGTTGTTGTGCCATTTCGTTTACCTTTTTCGGCAACGGAAACGCCGGCCATCGCAGCGCCGTTTTGATCAGTTACTTTTCCCGTTACTGTTACGGGTTCTTTAAATGCGGTGCTGAACAATGCAGCCAAAAAAATGATTGTGGTGAATATGTAACGCATAAGTTGAGATTTGAGAATTGGATGCAACCACTTTATGAATTACACAAGCGTGCAAAAAAATATTTTTCCCTAACTTCCCGTTTCAACCTGTTGGCTTGGCATTTATCCGGGAAAAAGATAACACATCAATGAGCGATACAGAGCTGGTGCAATTGTACCGGTCAACTGCTGATTTGAATGTATTGAGCACCCTTTATCAACGATACATGGATTTGATCTACGGTGTTTGTCTGAAGTACCTGAAAGACCCTGAAACATCCAAAGATGCTGTGATCAATATTTATGAAGAACTGATTCATAAACTGAAGCAACACGAAGTAACGAATTTCAAAAGCTGGCTGCATACGCTCAGTCGCAACCACTGCCTCATGCAGTTACGGAAAGAAAAAGGTCATGGTACGGTAGAAATTCCTGAAACATTTATGCAAAGCGAAGAAATGCTGCATCTGAGTGCTGTACAGGAGAAGGAAGAACAGCTCAACAGCATGGAAAAATGCATGGAACAATTACCGGCAGAACAAAAAACCTGCGTTACTTTGTTTTACCTGGAGGGGAAATGCTATAACGAAATAACGGAACAAACCGGCATTGATTGGAATAAAGTGAGGAGTTATATACAGAATGGACGAAGAAATCTGAAACTTTGTATGGAGAAAAAAACAGCCGATAGTAT
It encodes the following:
- a CDS encoding RNA polymerase sigma factor produces the protein MAFIREKDNTSMSDTELVQLYRSTADLNVLSTLYQRYMDLIYGVCLKYLKDPETSKDAVINIYEELIHKLKQHEVTNFKSWLHTLSRNHCLMQLRKEKGHGTVEIPETFMQSEEMLHLSAVQEKEEQLNSMEKCMEQLPAEQKTCVTLFYLEGKCYNEITEQTGIDWNKVRSYIQNGRRNLKLCMEKKTADSI